One bacterium DNA window includes the following coding sequences:
- a CDS encoding helix-turn-helix domain-containing protein yields MSNVDSIKIINNSEKAGKALHPLRLQILRSLSQPGSASALAPKLGIPRQVANYHLRELEKAGLIQFVEEKRKGNCVERIYRSVAPAFVVSPSALSYIKADPKTIDRTKSEYLIALGSQLIDDVAALSQSQPVPTLALETRVAFHTEEDRRGFAEELAFFLGNLAGKYHHENGIPFRLICAVHPEVQKP; encoded by the coding sequence ATGTCAAATGTTGATTCCATTAAAATTATAAACAATTCTGAAAAAGCCGGAAAAGCACTCCATCCGCTTCGGCTCCAAATCCTGCGTTCACTCAGCCAGCCCGGCTCTGCCTCTGCTCTTGCACCCAAACTCGGCATTCCGCGGCAAGTAGCCAATTATCATTTACGTGAACTTGAAAAAGCAGGATTGATTCAATTTGTTGAAGAAAAAAGGAAGGGAAATTGTGTCGAGAGAATTTACCGATCGGTAGCTCCGGCATTTGTCGTGAGTCCTTCGGCGCTCAGTTATATCAAAGCAGACCCGAAAACCATAGATCGAACTAAATCCGAATATCTGATTGCCCTTGGCAGTCAATTGATCGATGATGTTGCTGCGTTAAGCCAAAGTCAGCCGGTACCCACACTCGCATTGGAAACACGGGTAGCGTTTCACACGGAAGAGGACCGCCGAGGTTTTGCTGAGGAATTAGCTTTTTTTCTTGGTAATCTCGCCGGCAAATATCATCACGAAAACGGCATCCCCTTTCGCCTGATATGTGCCGTACACCCGGAAGTGCAGAAACCATAA
- a CDS encoding 4Fe-4S dicluster domain-containing protein, producing MEIGSRLILEWKDLQKLFDAIIDQKYTLVGPTVKNQAILYDTIRSIDELPQGLTDEQVGGQYRLKETSAPEAFGYTLSAQSWKRFLFPPEARLWKATRKNGKFEIEPDSPASPRYAFFGVRPCELKAIHIQDKVFINKPYADPNYSLRRDQLLMIVMQCTQAGSNCFCTSMNTGPRARNGFDLAMTEVADTDRHYFVVEIGTDRGAALMQSVPLTQATEKELQQATQWESRATAMMTKTLDTAHIQELLDRQFESPRWDETASRCLSCANCTMVCPTCFCSDVEDTTDLTGTTAERRRRWDSCFTATHSHLHGGSVRTSAKSRYRQWLTHKLSYWIDQFGESGCVGCGRCITWCPVGIDLTEEVRAFRERDTSKTS from the coding sequence ATGGAAATTGGTTCACGGCTTATTCTAGAATGGAAAGATCTTCAGAAGCTTTTTGATGCTATTATTGATCAAAAATATACCCTTGTTGGGCCCACCGTTAAAAATCAAGCCATTCTCTACGACACGATCCGCTCAATCGATGAACTTCCCCAAGGCTTGACGGACGAACAGGTCGGCGGCCAATACCGGCTCAAAGAAACGTCAGCACCGGAAGCTTTCGGTTATACTCTGAGCGCGCAATCGTGGAAGCGCTTTTTATTTCCGCCGGAAGCCCGTTTATGGAAAGCGACGCGCAAGAACGGGAAATTTGAAATTGAACCGGATTCGCCGGCATCACCACGCTATGCTTTTTTTGGCGTTCGGCCGTGCGAACTCAAGGCGATACATATCCAGGATAAAGTTTTTATCAATAAACCTTATGCCGATCCCAATTATTCGCTTCGGCGCGATCAATTGCTCATGATTGTCATGCAATGTACTCAGGCCGGGAGCAATTGTTTTTGTACTTCGATGAATACGGGTCCGCGCGCGCGCAATGGGTTTGATCTGGCGATGACGGAGGTAGCGGATACGGACCGGCATTATTTTGTAGTCGAAATAGGGACGGATCGCGGAGCGGCGCTGATGCAATCGGTACCGCTCACGCAAGCCACCGAGAAGGAACTTCAACAAGCGACGCAATGGGAGAGCCGGGCAACGGCAATGATGACGAAAACCTTGGACACGGCCCATATTCAGGAACTCCTCGACCGCCAATTTGAAAGTCCCCGATGGGACGAGACCGCTTCGCGATGCCTGTCCTGTGCCAATTGCACTATGGTCTGTCCGACCTGTTTTTGTTCCGACGTCGAAGACACGACCGATCTGACCGGAACGACGGCGGAAAGACGCCGCCGGTGGGATTCGTGTTTTACCGCTACGCATTCGCATTTACACGGCGGCAGTGTCCGGACGTCGGCGAAATCGCGGTACCGCCAGTGGCTGACGCACAAACTTTCCTATTGGATCGATCAATTCGGCGAATCGGGCTGTGTCGGCTGCGGGCGTTGTATCACGTGGTGTCCCGTTGGGATCGATCTGACGGAAGAAGTACGCGCATTTCGTGAACGCGATACATCCAAAACTTCTTAG
- a CDS encoding cyclic nucleotide-binding domain-containing protein, translating to MEDLKAYLIEHPFLQGFSQHHLELIVGCAKNVRFDTGEFIFKEGQEANEFYLIRHGKVALEMYAAEKGHITIQTISEGDVLGWSWLIPPYNWQFDARAVEITRAIALDGKCLRDKCEHDHDLGFELLKRFSNIVSQRLESTRLQLLDVYGN from the coding sequence ATGGAAGATCTGAAGGCCTATTTGATCGAACACCCTTTTTTGCAGGGGTTCAGCCAGCATCACCTGGAACTGATTGTAGGATGCGCCAAAAACGTGCGGTTTGATACAGGCGAATTTATTTTCAAAGAAGGCCAGGAGGCCAATGAATTTTACCTTATCCGGCACGGCAAAGTGGCGCTGGAAATGTATGCCGCCGAAAAAGGACACATTACCATTCAAACCATCAGCGAAGGCGATGTGCTCGGCTGGTCGTGGCTGATTCCGCCGTACAATTGGCAATTCGACGCGCGTGCCGTGGAAATCACCCGCGCCATCGCGCTCGACGGGAAATGTCTCCGCGATAAATGCGAACACGATCACGACCTCGGTTTCGAATTGCTCAAACGCTTTTCGAATATCGTGAGCCAGCGGCTGGAATCGACGCGCCTACAACTCCTGGATGTGTACGGAAATTAA